Proteins encoded together in one Urocitellus parryii isolate mUroPar1 chromosome 3, mUroPar1.hap1, whole genome shotgun sequence window:
- the Znf605 gene encoding zinc finger protein 605 gives MIESQISFEDVAVDFTWEEWQLLNPTQRSLYRDVMLENYSSLLFLGYQIIKPDAVFKLDQEESWTVYEKTLHQNVSEIWLDSDSKIWHQDNQDKLKSMEKDHGCDVLGKLFNSSMNFVHLGMRLHKCGRGEKSLKHPFDFLIPKNNCGKKKFDELSKELLFCVKSDRACGEVQYCDDKKHRRTSSNEACGTHTGVCLCLECGRVFHRKSQLTIHQRTHTGEKPYLCSECGKAFSQKSLLTVHQRTHSGERPYGCGECQKAFSRKSLLMLHQRTHTGEKPYGCSECGKAFSRKSQLKRHQMAHAVEKPYSCSDCGKAFSQKVKLITHQRVHTGEKPYKCSDCGKAFFWRSQLITHQRSHTGKKPYVCSECKKAFSRNSLLIRHQRIHTGEKPYACRECGEAFIRKPQLIKHQIIHTGEKSHRCHDCEEAFFKKSELMRHQKVHSGEKPYGCVECGKTFFGKSQLLTHQRTHTGEKPFGCSECGKAFTQKSSLISHQRTHTGEKPYKCSECGKAFSEKSSLTHHQRTHTGERPFECSECRKAFAWKPQLLRHQRIHTGEKPYECSECGKAFVQKVQLIKHQRNHTGEKTHGCSDCAKAFFEKAQLIIHQRIHTGERPYECAECGKSFTRKSHLMRHQRSHTAGRGCARSECGGSFSSRLQLTLHQKDHAEPTPCECSKGQPLPAVRCPH, from the exons ATGATTGAGTCACAG ATATcgtttgaggatgtggctgtggaCTTCACATGGGAGGAGTGGCAGCTGCTTAACCCCACTCAGAGGAGCCTGTACAGAGACGTAATGCTGGAGAACTACAGCAGCCTGCTCTTCCTGG GTTATCAAATCATTAAACCTGATGCCGTTTTCAAGCTAGACCAAGAGGAGTCATGGACAGTATATGAAAAAACCCTACACCAGAACGTTTCAG aAATCTGGCTAGACAGTGATTCTAAAATATGGCATCAAGATAATCAAGACAAGCTTAAAAGTATGGAGAAAGATCATGGATGTGATGTTTTGGGGAAACTATTTAATTCAAGCATGAACTTTGTTCACTTAGGAATGAGACTCCATAAATGTGGCAGAGGTGAAAAAAGTTTGAAACatccttttgattttcttattccAAAAAATAACTGTGGCAAAAAGAAATTTGATGAGCTCAGCAAGGAGTTACTGTTTTGTGTGAAATCCGACAGAGCCTGTGGAGAGGTACAATACTGTGATGACAAGAAACACAGAAGAACCAGCAGCAACGAGGCTTGTGGGACACACACGGGAGTCTGCTTGTGCTTGGAGTGTGGCAGAGTTTTCCACAGGAAGTCACAGCTGACCATTCACCAGAgaactcacacaggagagaagccctatctTTGCAGtgagtgtgggaaggccttcTCACAGAAGTCCTTGCTCACTGTGCACCAGCGGACACATTCAGGGGAAAGGCCCTACGGGTGTGGCGAGTGTCAGAAGGCTTTCAGCAGGAAGTCCCTGCTCATGCTACAtcagagaactcacactggagagaagccctacggGTGCAGtgagtgtgggaaggccttcagcAGGAAGTCCCAGCTCAAAAGGCATCAGATGGCTCATGCAGTAGAGAAGCCCTATAGCTGCAGTGACTGTGGGAAGGCTTTCTCCCAGAAAGTGAAGCTCATCACACATCAGAGGGtgcacacaggagagaaaccttatAAATGCAGTGATTGTGGGAAAGCTTTCTTTTGGAGGTCTCAGCTCATTACTCATCAGAGGTCTCATACTGGCAAGAAACCTTATGTGTGTAGTGAGTGTAAAAAAGCCTTCAGCAGGAACTCACTCCTCATTAGGCATCAGAGaattcacacaggagagaagccctatgcatgcAGGGAATGTGGTGAAGCTTTCATCCGAAAGCCGCAGCTTATCAAGCATCAGATAATCCACACGGGGGAGAAGAGCCATCGATGCCACGATTGTGAAGAGGCCTTCTTCAAGAAGTCAGAGCTGATGCGGCATCAGAAAGTTCActctggagagaagccctatggcTGCGTGGAATGTGGGAAGACCTTCTTTGGAAAGTCGCAGCTCCTAACCCACCAGAGAACTCACACTGGTGAGAAACCATTTGGCTGCAGtgagtgtgggaaggccttcacCCAGAAGTCAAGCCTGATATCGCATCAGAGAACACACACTGgtgagaagccctacaaatgcagtgagtgtgggaaggccttcagcGAGAAGTCCAGTCTCACTCACCATCAGAGAACCCACACTGGAGAGAGGCCCTTTGAATGCAGTGAGTGCAGGAAAGCGTTTGCCTGGAAGCCACAACTGCTCAGGCACCAGAGGATCCACACGGGGgaaaagccctatgaatgcagcgaatgtgggaaagcctttgttCAGAAGGTGCAGCTCATTAAACATCAGAGAAaccacacaggagagaaaaccCATGGGTGCAGTGATTGTGCAAAAGCTTTCTTTGAGAAAGCACAGCTCATCATCCATCAGCGAATTCACACAGGAGAGAGACCCTATGAGTGTGCCGAATGTGGGAAATCATTCACCAGAAAGTCCCATCTCATGAGGCACCAGAGGAGCCACACAGCAGGCAGAGGCTGTGCACGCAGCGAGTGTGGTGGCAGCTTTAGCAGCAGGTTGCAGCTCACATTGCACCAGAAAGACCACGCAGAACCAACGCCATGTGAGTGCAGCAAGGGCCAACCCCTGCCTGCTGTCAGATGTCCCCACTGA